In Eubacteriales bacterium mix99, the DNA window AGGGCGTCTTCACCAAGGTCAAGGCGACCGATGGCGCGACCACGGAGATCGCGAACACGAACCTCACCTTCGACCAGATCATGGACGTGTTCCACTCCCTGAGAAGCGTGTACCGCAACCGCGCGGTCTGGATCCTGAACGACTCCACCGTCAAGGCGCTGCGCAAGATCAAGGACGGCAACGGGAACTACATCTGGCAGCCGAGCGTGGTCGCAGGCCAGCCGGACACCATCCTCAACCGCCCGTACAGGACGAGCATCTACGCGCCGGAACTGGCGGCCGGGAACGTGCCGATCCTGTTCGGCGACTTCTCCTACTACTGGATCGCCGACCGCCAGGGACGCTCCTTCAAGCGCCTGTCCGAACTGTACGCGGCGAACGGGCAGATCGGCTTCCTCGCCTCCGAAAGGGTCGACGGCAAGCTCATCCTGCCTGAAGCCGTGCGCGGCCTTTCCGTCAAGGCATCCGCCTGATCCGCGCATTGAACACACGGGCATCCCCGGTTCTCCCGGAGATGCCCTTCCCCTTTATGGAGGTGCCTTATGGAAGTGACGCTTGACGAAGCGAAAACCTATCTCAGGGTCAGTTCCTCCGACGAGGACGAGCTGATCAAGAGCCTCATCGCGACCGCGACGGAGATGGTGCAGGACATCGCCCGTTTCTCCGACGAGGAACAGGAGGCGAGCGAGGAAAGGATCCTCATCCGCATGCGCATCGCCATCCTCTACACCGTGGCGTACCTCTACGAGCACCGGGAGGAGGCGGACCACAGCCAGCTGAACCTCACGCTCCGCGCGCTGCTCTTCGGCGTCAGGAAGGAGGGCTTCTGATGAACATCGCCGCGCTCCGCGTCCCCGTGACCTTCCAGAAGAACGCGGTCACGGTCGACAAGTACGGGAACCACATCTCGGCATGGACGGACTACTTCACGTGCCATGCCACCATCGGCACGCAGACCGGCACCGAGTCGAGCGGCGAGATCATCAGCCCCGAGGAGTCCCTCGACTTCACCTGCCGCTGGTGCTCCGAGCTCGCCGTGGTCGAATCCACGAAATACCGGATCCTCGCGGAAGGCAAGACCTACAACATCACCTACGTGAACCCGATGGGATACAAACGCAACTCGATCAAATTCAACTGCAGGCTGGAGAAAGGCACATGAGCAGGAACACGTCGATCGACGACATGGACTCCGCCATCATGACGGAGCTTGAGAAATACGCGGACCTCGCGGCGGACGACCTGAAGGACGCCGTGAAGGAAACGGCGAAATCCGTCCGCAAGGACATCCAAGACAACGCCCCGGTGGACACGGGGAAATACAAGAAATCCTGGTCCGTGAAGAACGTCCACGAGGACTCCGAATCCATCGACCTCGTCGTGCACTCGAGGAACCGCTACCAGATCGCCCACCTGCTCGAACACGGGCACGCCAAGCGCGGCGGCGGAAGGGTCGCCGCACGGCCCCACATCGCAAGCGCCGAGCAGCGCGGCAGCGAGAAGCTCGTCGAGGCCATCGAAAGCAAGCTGAAAGGATGACATCCCATGACATTCGAGGAAACGAAATCGATGATCGAGGAGACCGGGCTCCCCGTCGCCTACGACCACTTCGCGGAAGGCGAGTCCCCGGACCCGCCCTTCATCTGCTTCCTTTTCCCAGGAAGCGACAACCTGTTTGCGGACAACACGGTCTTCCAGAAGATCGACGAACTCAATGTCGAGCTCTACACGGACAGGAAGGACCCCGATATGGAAACCCGGATCGAGGACATCCTCAACTCGCATGAGCTCCCCTTCGAAAAATCGGAGGTGTGGATCGTGGAGGAACGGATGTACGAGGTCCTGTACCAGACACAGATCATAGGAGGTTAACAGATATGGCTAACAAGAAAAACAAGGTCAAGTTCGGCCTCAAGAACTGCCACTACGCGATCGCGACGCTCGCCGAGGACGGCACGGTCACGTTCGGCACACCCGTCGCCATGCCCGGCGCGGTATCGCTCTCCCTTGACGCGGAGGGCGACAATGACCCGTTCTACGCGGATGACTCCGTGTATTACATGGTCTCGAACAACAACGGATACTCCGGCGACTTCGAGCTTGCCCTCATCCCGGAGAGCTTCCTCACGGACGTGATGCACGAGACGGAGGACGCAAACGGTGTCATCGCCGAGAACAAGGACGTGGAGCCGGAGCATTTCGCGCTCCTTTTCGAGTTCTCCGGCGACCAGCGGAAGATCCGCCACTGCATGTACTACTGCTCGGCGATCCGCCCGTCTGTGTCCAGCTCCACGAAGGAGGACTCCACGGAGGTGCAGACGGAGACCCTCTCCCTCACCGTGTCCCCGCTTCCGTCCGGGCTCGTGAAGGTCAAGACCGGCACGAACACCACCGACGCCGTGTACAACGCATGGTACGACAAGGTCTACGAGCCTTCGGCAAGTGCAACGGCACCCTCGTCCACGAGTGGCGCAAGCGAGTGAGGTGAACGGTTATGGCAGTGACAAAGACCATCGGCCTTGACGGCAGACAGGTGACGTTCCGCGCGTCCGCCGCGATCCCGAGGCTCTACAGGAACAAGTTCCACCGGGACATCTACCGTGACCTGAACGAACTGCAGCAAGGCATCGACGAAAACGACGCCGAGAACTCCGGCCTCGACACGTTCAGTCTCGAACTGTTCGAGAACATCGCGTGGCTCATGGCTAAGCACGCGGACAAGACCGTGCCGGACACCCCGGAGGAATGGCTGGACGAATTTAATACATTCTCGATCTACGAGATTCTCCCGCAGATCATCGAGCTGTGGGGACTCAATACCGAGCAGCAGGTGGCCGTTAAAAAAAACAGCATGCGACAGAGCGGGAAATGACGACCCCGCTCTTCCTGCTCCGCTGCGTGCAGATCGGGCTTTCCATCTCGGAACTCGACCTTCTGACGATCGGAACCGTCAACGACATGTATGCCGAGATGAGCAACGACGACCATGACTATGCCGAGATCGCAACGCAGGAGCAGATGGACAGATTCTAAGGAAGGAGGCAGCGTATGGCTGACAGAATCAAAGGCATCACAGTCGAGATCGGCGGCGATACGACCGGCCTCTCGAAGGCGCTGTCCGGCGTCAACAAGGAAATCCGAAGCACCCAGTCGCAGCTCAAGGACGTGAACAAGCTCCTCAAGCTCGACCCGACCAACTCCGAGCTCATCGCCCAGAAGCAGAAACTCCTCTCACAGGCGGTGATGGAGACCACGGACAAGCTCACACAGCTCAAGTCCGTGCAGGACCAGATGGACGAGGGCCTCAAGAACGGCAGCGTCACACAGGAGCAGTACGACGCTTGGCAGCGTGAGATCATCGCGACCGAACAGGAACTCAAGAACCTCGAAAAGGAAGCGAAGAACACCGACTCCTCCATCTCCGCCACCCTGAAGGAGACCGGCTCCACGATGCAGGAGGTCGGAGGCAGGATCAGCGGAGTCGGAGAATCCCTCTCCAAGGGTGTGACCGCGCCCATCGCCGCCATAGGAGCCGCCTCCCTTGCCGCGTTCAGCGAGGTGGATTCCGGCCTTGATATCGTGACGCAGAAGACCGGCGCGTCCGGACAGGCGCTCGAAGAGATGCAGCAGAGCGTCAAGAACCTCGCGACGCGGATCCCTACGGACTTTGAAACTGCGGGCGCCGCCGTCGGCGAGGTCAACACGAGGTTCGGGCTGACCGGGCAGGCGCTGGAGGATCTGTCCGGCAAGTTCATCAAGTTCGCGCAGCTCAACGACACGGACGTGTCCACCTCCGTCGACAACGTCTCCTCCGTCCTGAACGCCTTCGGGCAGTCCACGGACGACGCGGGCGATCTCCTTGACGCGCTCAACGCCACCGGGCAGGCGACCGGGATCTCCATGGACACGCTGGCGAACGACCTGTCCCAGAACGCCGCGCAGTTCAAGGAGATGGGCCTTACCGCCCAGCAGGCCGCAGGATTCATGGGCATGGTCGAGATGTCCGGCCTTGACACTTCCACCGCGATGGCCGGTCTCAAGAAGGCCATGAAGAACGCTGCGGACGACGGCATGGCCCTCGACGACGCGCTCAAGGGCTTCTCCGACACGATGAGCTCCAACAAATCGGACACCGAGAAGCTGCAGGCAGCCTACGACCTGTTCGGAAGCAAGGCAGGCGCGGCCTTCTACAACGCCGTGCAAAGCGGGAAACTCAACCTCGGCGACCTGTCCGGCACGCTCGGAGACTTCTCCGGCAGCGTGGAGAACACCTTCAGCGAGACGCTAGACCCGATCGACCAGTTCCAGATGACCCTGAACTCCCTGAAGGAAGTCGGGGCCGACATCGGGAACAGCCTCGCGACCGTCCTCCAGCCCGTCCTGCAGGACATATCCGCCGCGCTCCAGAAGTTCGCGGACGTCTGGAAGTCCATCCCCGGGCCCGTGCAGGAGACCATCGTGAAGATCGCCCTCGTCGCCGCAGCCGTAGGACCCGTGCTCATCGTCATCGGAAAACTGATCACATCGGTGGGGACGATCCTCACCGTCATCCCGAAGGTCACGACGGCGATCACCGCGATGAAAACCGTCATGACGGGACTCAACGCGACCATGGCCGCGAACCCGATCGGACTTATCATCACAGCCATCGGTCTTCTCGTCGCCGCGTTCCTCTACCTGTGGAATAACTGCGAGAGCTTCCGGGACTTCTGGACCGGCCTCTGGGACAACATCAAGCAGATCGCTGTCACGGTGTTCACCGCGATCAGGGACTTCTTCACGACGATCTGGACGGCGATCGCGGGCGTTTTCACCACCGCCGTGAACGGAACCAGCACATTCCTCTCCGGTGCGTGGAACGGCATCAGGACCGTCGTCGAAACCGTCATGAACGATATCAGCACCGTGATCCAGACCATCTGGAACGGCATCACGTCGTTCTCCACGACCATCTTCACGGTGATCCAGACCGTGGTGACGACCTACTTCAACATCTACAAGACCGTCATCACCACCGTTCTCACCGCCATCCAGACCGTGGTCAGCACCATCTGGAACGCGATCAAAACCGTGATCACCACCGTCGTGACAGCGATCGGCACAGCCGTCTCCACCGCATGGAACGCCATACAAACCACGACCAGCACGATATTCAACGGCGTGAAATCCGTCGTGACGTCGATCTGGAACGGAATCAAGTCTGCTGTGATGACGGTCGTGAACGCCATGAAGAGCGGCATCACCGGCGCGTTCAACGCGATCAAGAGCAC includes these proteins:
- a CDS encoding head-tail connector protein, coding for MEVTLDEAKTYLRVSSSDEDELIKSLIATATEMVQDIARFSDEEQEASEERILIRMRIAILYTVAYLYEHREEADHSQLNLTLRALLFGVRKEGF
- a CDS encoding phage head closure protein is translated as MNIAALRVPVTFQKNAVTVDKYGNHISAWTDYFTCHATIGTQTGTESSGEIISPEESLDFTCRWCSELAVVESTKYRILAEGKTYNITYVNPMGYKRNSIKFNCRLEKGT
- a CDS encoding HK97 gp10 family phage protein, coding for MSRNTSIDDMDSAIMTELEKYADLAADDLKDAVKETAKSVRKDIQDNAPVDTGKYKKSWSVKNVHEDSESIDLVVHSRNRYQIAHLLEHGHAKRGGGRVAARPHIASAEQRGSEKLVEAIESKLKG
- a CDS encoding phage tail protein, with product MANKKNKVKFGLKNCHYAIATLAEDGTVTFGTPVAMPGAVSLSLDAEGDNDPFYADDSVYYMVSNNNGYSGDFELALIPESFLTDVMHETEDANGVIAENKDVEPEHFALLFEFSGDQRKIRHCMYYCSAIRPSVSSSTKEDSTEVQTETLSLTVSPLPSGLVKVKTGTNTTDAVYNAWYDKVYEPSASATAPSSTSGASE
- a CDS encoding phage tail tape measure protein; its protein translation is MADRIKGITVEIGGDTTGLSKALSGVNKEIRSTQSQLKDVNKLLKLDPTNSELIAQKQKLLSQAVMETTDKLTQLKSVQDQMDEGLKNGSVTQEQYDAWQREIIATEQELKNLEKEAKNTDSSISATLKETGSTMQEVGGRISGVGESLSKGVTAPIAAIGAASLAAFSEVDSGLDIVTQKTGASGQALEEMQQSVKNLATRIPTDFETAGAAVGEVNTRFGLTGQALEDLSGKFIKFAQLNDTDVSTSVDNVSSVLNAFGQSTDDAGDLLDALNATGQATGISMDTLANDLSQNAAQFKEMGLTAQQAAGFMGMVEMSGLDTSTAMAGLKKAMKNAADDGMALDDALKGFSDTMSSNKSDTEKLQAAYDLFGSKAGAAFYNAVQSGKLNLGDLSGTLGDFSGSVENTFSETLDPIDQFQMTLNSLKEVGADIGNSLATVLQPVLQDISAALQKFADVWKSIPGPVQETIVKIALVAAAVGPVLIVIGKLITSVGTILTVIPKVTTAITAMKTVMTGLNATMAANPIGLIITAIGLLVAAFLYLWNNCESFRDFWTGLWDNIKQIAVTVFTAIRDFFTTIWTAIAGVFTTAVNGTSTFLSGAWNGIRTVVETVMNDISTVIQTIWNGITSFSTTIFTVIQTVVTTYFNIYKTVITTVLTAIQTVVSTIWNAIKTVITTVVTAIGTAVSTAWNAIQTTTSTIFNGVKSVVTSIWNGIKSAVMTVVNAMKSGITGAFNAIKSTISGILNGIRGTFSSVFNGIWSFVSGIVGKLKSVFNFKWSLPKIKLPHFSITGSFSLNPPSIPHFSVSWYKKAMEGGMILKDATIFGQSNGTLLGGGEAGDEAVVGTGSLRSMIRDAVSDVSAGNNGPLINIETMSVRNDDDIRRISQQLNTLLVGSRRAKGTVI